A window of Cohnella herbarum contains these coding sequences:
- a CDS encoding aldose 1-epimerase translates to MGYEAYEDVREGHAVIVLADREQDSIAIIVPSIGFNLIRCRLGGHETIEGPPDLATLGARSSEFGVPLLWPPGRIAGGAFSFRGKSYVYPVHDGEYHLHGEIRMRQWQIVSLEADDENGASATAEYRFEATEAQGAYYPHAVLLRMHWRLTGNRISGELEAFNGGNEEAPFGFGLHPYFKFRGKPEEIEITAPTRLQYIADADGLNRQTPVPTELCGKLSDGMTLDLLPSDVDHFVFRMAEGSASRQMSMKDGDVRIGFECDSGFPYLVVFKPKWADALSLEPWNCISDAYNSPLSSEWTGADAEGLRAGERRTLGWAWQADKA, encoded by the coding sequence ATGGGTTATGAGGCTTACGAAGATGTCCGGGAAGGGCATGCCGTCATCGTTCTAGCGGATCGGGAGCAGGATTCGATTGCGATTATCGTTCCCTCTATCGGATTCAATTTGATCCGTTGCCGTCTGGGAGGGCACGAAACGATCGAAGGTCCTCCGGATTTGGCGACGCTCGGAGCCCGCTCTTCGGAATTCGGAGTACCGCTGCTATGGCCACCTGGTCGCATAGCGGGCGGAGCGTTTTCTTTCCGGGGCAAGTCCTATGTTTATCCGGTTCATGATGGAGAATATCACCTTCACGGAGAAATTCGCATGCGGCAGTGGCAGATCGTTTCTCTTGAAGCGGACGACGAGAACGGAGCATCGGCTACTGCGGAATATCGATTCGAGGCCACCGAGGCTCAAGGCGCTTATTATCCGCATGCGGTGTTGCTCAGAATGCATTGGAGATTAACCGGCAATCGAATATCCGGGGAGTTGGAAGCATTCAACGGCGGAAACGAAGAAGCGCCTTTCGGTTTTGGACTGCATCCTTACTTTAAGTTTCGGGGGAAGCCGGAAGAGATCGAGATCACGGCCCCGACCCGCCTGCAGTATATCGCCGACGCTGACGGACTCAACCGTCAGACACCTGTCCCTACGGAATTATGCGGGAAATTGAGCGATGGCATGACGTTGGATCTTCTGCCCTCGGACGTAGATCACTTTGTGTTCCGGATGGCGGAAGGTTCCGCAAGCAGACAAATGAGCATGAAGGATGGCGATGTACGTATCGGCTTCGAATGCGACAGCGGTTTTCCTTATCTGGTCGTGTTCAAGCCGAAATGGGCGGACGCCTTGTCGTTGGAACCATGGAACTGCATCTCGGATGCCTATAATTCGCCCTTGTCTTCGGAATGGACGGGTGCCGATGCGGAGGGGCTGAGGGCGGGAGAACGACGTACATTGGGATGGGCTTGGCAAGCGGATAAGGCGTAA
- a CDS encoding sugar kinase codes for MAQSMAEEQSAFHPEVVTFGETMALLLGGSKGIEYGGSLEKSFGGAESNVAIGLSRLGHRVGWFGILGNDPLGRMILKKIRGEGVDVSGARVSNEAPTGLMLREQLSGKTSVYYYRKNSAASTMLPEHLDASYISKAKLLHITGITPALSASCRETMLEAIKIARSNGVKIVFDPNLRLKLWPLGEARNVLLQLAEEADYFLPGLDELKLLYDTDDFDEIVDRLRQLRAVSIVKGGDDETYLVDKDQVTAVPYFKVKHVVDSIGAGDGFCAGFISGLLREYELVEAVRLGNLVGSLVVQMEGDWEGLPTEADVNAILNNQAHVER; via the coding sequence ATGGCGCAAAGTATGGCAGAGGAGCAATCGGCTTTCCACCCGGAGGTCGTCACGTTCGGCGAAACGATGGCATTGTTATTAGGAGGCTCGAAGGGGATCGAGTACGGCGGAAGTCTGGAAAAATCGTTCGGAGGAGCGGAAAGCAACGTAGCGATCGGTCTTTCGAGACTCGGGCATCGCGTTGGCTGGTTCGGCATTCTGGGGAATGATCCTCTAGGCAGGATGATTCTGAAAAAAATCCGCGGAGAAGGCGTCGATGTCTCGGGAGCGCGCGTTAGCAATGAGGCTCCAACCGGACTCATGCTGCGCGAGCAATTATCGGGAAAAACATCGGTTTACTATTATCGGAAAAATTCGGCGGCAAGCACGATGTTACCTGAACATCTGGATGCGAGCTACATTTCTAAAGCCAAACTGCTTCATATCACCGGGATAACTCCGGCTTTAAGCGCGAGCTGTCGCGAGACGATGCTGGAAGCGATAAAAATCGCCAGATCGAACGGCGTCAAAATCGTTTTCGATCCTAACCTGCGGTTAAAGCTATGGCCGTTGGGAGAGGCGAGAAACGTGCTGCTGCAACTGGCGGAAGAGGCCGATTATTTCCTTCCGGGGCTCGACGAGTTGAAGTTGTTGTACGATACGGACGACTTCGACGAGATCGTTGATCGTCTGAGACAACTGCGCGCCGTATCGATCGTCAAAGGCGGAGACGATGAGACGTATCTCGTCGACAAGGATCAAGTAACGGCGGTTCCTTATTTCAAAGTAAAACACGTCGTGGATTCGATTGGTGCGGGGGATGGCTTCTGCGCGGGCTTTATTTCGGGACTTCTGCGCGAATACGAGCTCGTCGAAGCCGTTCGGTTAGGCAATCTAGTAGGTTCTCTCGTCGTTCAAATGGAAGGCGATTGGGAAGGGCTGCCTACGGAAGCCGATGTGAATGCCATCCTTAACAACCAAGCGCATGTTGAAAGATAG
- a CDS encoding bifunctional 2-keto-4-hydroxyglutarate aldolase/2-keto-3-deoxy-6-phosphogluconate aldolase encodes MKKLKLIQSIVDNGVVAVLRGKDANEVYEMAEQAIAGGIKVIEVTMTVPSALTAIEKLAAKYSSTTNDPSKFAIIGVGTVLDPETARAAILSGSEFVVGPALNPATITLCNRYRVPVMPGVMTIKEIQEALELGVDVVKLFPGSSPSMIKSIKGPLPQANIMPTGGVTLDNLGEWIAAGAVAVGIGSDLTTEAVKQGDLSLVAKRAAQYIQAFQAAKK; translated from the coding sequence ATGAAAAAATTAAAATTGATTCAAAGTATCGTCGACAATGGAGTCGTAGCGGTATTACGCGGCAAAGACGCGAACGAAGTATACGAAATGGCGGAGCAAGCGATCGCCGGCGGAATTAAAGTGATCGAAGTAACGATGACGGTACCCTCGGCGTTAACGGCCATCGAGAAGTTAGCCGCCAAATATTCCAGCACAACGAACGATCCAAGCAAATTCGCGATTATCGGCGTTGGAACGGTACTTGACCCGGAGACGGCGCGCGCCGCTATCTTGAGCGGTTCCGAATTCGTCGTCGGACCTGCGCTTAATCCAGCCACGATTACATTGTGCAACCGTTATCGGGTGCCCGTAATGCCCGGGGTCATGACGATCAAGGAAATTCAGGAGGCTCTCGAGCTAGGCGTGGACGTCGTTAAGTTGTTCCCGGGCAGCTCGCCTTCCATGATCAAATCGATCAAAGGTCCGTTGCCGCAAGCGAATATTATGCCTACGGGCGGGGTGACGCTCGATAATCTAGGCGAATGGATCGCCGCTGGAGCGGTGGCCGTCGGCATCGGCTCCGATCTTACGACCGAAGCGGTGAAGCAAGGAGACCTAAGTCTCGTCGCGAAGCGCGCTGCCCAGTATATCCAAGCTTTCCAAGCAGCGAAGAAATAA
- a CDS encoding carbohydrate ABC transporter permease, which yields MKTRSTLLGYLLIGPSVLLLLVLLFIPLMYSLQISLQDTDLSHGAPRWIGLSGYVDMFKNGELLKIGKHSIVWTACVAFFQVAIGLGAALLLNRKFPLRWLVRVLVLLPWVLPGVIAALTWRLVYDSQFGFLNSLIAKLGFGQHATDWLGTPGLAMFSVILAAIWKGFPFAMLMLLAALQSVPHDQYEASKIDGADGLRQFFHITLPSISGVLKTVIMLVSIWTFNYFEMIYVLTGGGPIRSTHIAPTYIYELSFGHFNFGEASRVSVVSFIFIFLISLILIRQMHKNERN from the coding sequence ATGAAGACACGCTCGACGTTGTTGGGATATTTGTTGATAGGACCATCGGTATTGTTGTTGCTCGTACTTTTATTTATTCCGTTGATGTATTCGCTTCAAATCTCGTTACAGGATACGGATCTCTCCCATGGGGCGCCGAGATGGATCGGTTTATCCGGTTACGTCGATATGTTCAAGAACGGCGAGCTCTTGAAGATAGGCAAGCATTCTATCGTATGGACGGCTTGCGTCGCTTTTTTCCAAGTTGCAATCGGCCTTGGCGCGGCATTGTTGCTTAACCGCAAATTTCCGCTCAGATGGTTGGTACGCGTGCTCGTGTTGCTTCCATGGGTTTTGCCGGGCGTCATCGCCGCGTTGACTTGGAGATTGGTGTACGATTCGCAGTTCGGATTTCTCAATTCGTTGATCGCGAAGCTGGGCTTCGGACAACATGCGACGGATTGGCTAGGAACTCCGGGGCTGGCGATGTTCTCCGTTATTCTGGCCGCAATATGGAAAGGGTTCCCGTTCGCCATGTTGATGTTGCTGGCCGCGCTGCAGAGCGTTCCGCACGATCAGTACGAAGCATCGAAAATCGATGGAGCGGACGGATTGAGACAATTTTTCCACATTACGCTTCCCTCGATCTCCGGCGTATTGAAGACGGTCATCATGCTCGTCTCGATCTGGACGTTTAATTATTTCGAGATGATCTACGTCTTGACCGGCGGGGGACCGATTCGTTCGACGCATATCGCTCCTACTTACATCTACGAGTTGAGTTTCGGCCACTTTAACTTCGGCGAAGCTTCGCGCGTATCCGTCGTCAGCTTTATCTTTATTTTCCTGATCAGCTTAATACTCATCCGGCAAATGCACAAGAATGAAAGAAATTGA
- a CDS encoding enoyl-CoA hydratase/isomerase family protein has protein sequence MNDQTYEYIKVEQTGWVITLTLLREAKLNAMNGVMMAELTDVFRRIQERPDVRAVILTGTGKAFMAGADIEEYSGFDLGAFFSFQNKGRDMYRAIEECAKPVIAAVNGYALGGGFEIVLACDLIVASEKAKFGLPEVKLGLVPGGGGVQKALRAIGPYAAKEMLMTGRFLTAQEGTGLGFVNQVTAPEKLLETAAALAKEIAEKAPLAVQGLKKLVNEGRDASLETAQAYDRAYLANLFYSADAQEGIAAFVEKRSPVFIGK, from the coding sequence ATGAACGATCAAACTTACGAATATATCAAAGTCGAACAAACCGGATGGGTCATCACTTTGACGTTGCTTCGCGAAGCTAAGCTGAATGCGATGAACGGCGTGATGATGGCCGAGCTAACGGATGTCTTTCGTCGTATTCAAGAAAGACCGGACGTACGCGCGGTTATCTTGACCGGAACGGGCAAAGCCTTCATGGCGGGCGCCGATATCGAAGAATATAGCGGGTTCGACTTAGGGGCTTTTTTCTCGTTCCAGAACAAGGGACGCGACATGTACCGGGCGATCGAGGAATGCGCGAAGCCGGTTATCGCGGCGGTTAACGGCTATGCGCTCGGCGGCGGATTCGAGATCGTGCTCGCGTGCGACCTAATCGTGGCCTCGGAGAAAGCGAAATTCGGGTTGCCGGAAGTCAAGCTAGGTCTCGTTCCGGGGGGCGGCGGCGTGCAGAAAGCCCTTCGCGCCATCGGACCTTACGCGGCCAAAGAAATGCTCATGACGGGCAGATTCTTAACCGCGCAGGAGGGGACGGGGCTAGGTTTCGTCAATCAAGTGACGGCACCGGAAAAGCTGCTCGAGACGGCAGCCGCATTGGCTAAGGAAATCGCGGAGAAAGCACCGCTAGCCGTCCAAGGCTTGAAGAAACTCGTAAACGAAGGGCGAGACGCGAGCTTGGAAACGGCTCAAGCATACGATAGAGCCTATCTGGCGAACTTATTTTACAGCGCCGACGCGCAAGAGGGAATCGCGGCCTTCGTCGAGAAGCGCAGTCCCGTATTCATAGGAAAATAA
- a CDS encoding SDR family NAD(P)-dependent oxidoreductase — protein sequence MATNVNFHFKGQVAVVTGGSMGIGGAAVRAFAEAGATTVIADLDEKRGRSLEDELRKEGKDVHFFPVDVGSDEQMKRLMEQAHALRGRLDFLYNNAGVAIAGEAVETSDEDWHKVLNINLGGVFRGCKYAIPYMRKQGKGSIVNCSSTQALNGFMGWAAYSASKGGILAFTRQAAVQYAGQGVRINAVAPGTIMTPMNEKIFEEVDDPEALIRLWNDAHPIGRFGQPEEIADLVLYLCSDAASFITGQTFVADGGQSVRGE from the coding sequence TTGGCGACTAACGTGAATTTTCATTTTAAAGGGCAGGTTGCGGTCGTGACGGGCGGCTCGATGGGCATCGGCGGCGCGGCGGTTCGCGCTTTCGCGGAAGCGGGCGCAACGACGGTCATCGCGGATTTGGACGAGAAGCGCGGCCGTTCATTGGAAGACGAGCTCCGCAAAGAAGGAAAAGACGTCCATTTCTTCCCGGTTGACGTCGGAAGCGACGAGCAAATGAAACGGCTCATGGAGCAAGCTCATGCCCTTCGAGGCAGGCTCGATTTTCTGTATAACAACGCCGGAGTGGCCATTGCCGGGGAAGCGGTCGAGACGAGCGATGAGGATTGGCACAAAGTGCTGAATATTAATCTGGGCGGCGTATTCCGCGGCTGCAAATATGCGATCCCTTACATGCGGAAGCAAGGCAAAGGCTCTATCGTGAATTGCTCGTCGACCCAGGCGCTTAACGGTTTCATGGGCTGGGCGGCCTATAGCGCGTCCAAAGGAGGCATTCTTGCTTTCACGAGGCAGGCTGCCGTGCAGTACGCAGGCCAAGGCGTTCGGATTAACGCCGTCGCGCCGGGTACGATCATGACGCCGATGAACGAGAAAATATTCGAGGAAGTCGACGATCCGGAAGCGTTGATCCGTCTATGGAACGACGCGCATCCGATAGGAAGATTCGGACAACCCGAGGAAATCGCCGATTTGGTGTTGTATTTGTGCAGCGATGCCGCATCGTTCATTACGGGGCAGACGTTCGTGGCCGATGGCGGACAGTCGGTTAGAGGCGAATGA
- a CDS encoding response regulator, giving the protein MYSLLIVEDEGWMREVLVKADYWKLCGITRIHEAGNGEDAYDILQSEKVDFLLCDIRMPILDGLQLLARIQTSHPETTKVMLTGFDDFDYVRTAMRLDANDYLLKPVNDDEMLQLFLRLARRKNERQAERHRRVAEESKWNQDRHRLREQFLANWFSGRKADEISVRQQREELGIEWKAERFVVILLEVDRLYALLERYSHRDMELLYYGIRNIVEEYFKESGLQYYLFGVEERVAIWCEAGSDTAEAESLVERIRESVKRFIKVTVSVGVSGKHDSEREVFHAYMEALNSLKMKMYFGNDRATFYERLTLEDNRKLFNRELQQRLFNCVASGNEEETTSLLAGLFEEIGRNKVSAQDLDDIWQDMNKILGETRDQSADSGSDRNPESGLGKVYAFDTLDEIREYVTAEFKDVVSNAALNRTHRKSKLIVDVLRYLEDHFQDEVSLQKLADRFFVNASYLSRLFKEEVGEIFTKYLMQLRVARARHLLQTTHMKVYEVSEAVGYADVKYFNKIFKDLTGITPADHRSLSNT; this is encoded by the coding sequence ATGTATAGCTTACTGATCGTGGAAGACGAAGGCTGGATGCGCGAAGTGCTCGTTAAAGCCGACTATTGGAAACTGTGCGGCATTACCCGAATTCATGAAGCTGGCAACGGGGAAGATGCTTACGACATTTTGCAATCTGAGAAAGTGGATTTCTTGCTGTGCGATATTCGCATGCCGATCTTGGACGGGTTACAGCTCTTGGCCCGTATACAGACGTCGCATCCGGAGACGACCAAGGTGATGCTGACCGGATTCGACGATTTCGATTACGTGCGAACGGCAATGCGTCTGGATGCGAACGATTATTTGCTGAAGCCGGTTAATGATGACGAAATGCTTCAATTATTTCTGCGGCTTGCCCGCCGGAAGAACGAAAGGCAAGCGGAACGCCATAGAAGGGTTGCCGAGGAGTCCAAGTGGAACCAAGACCGACATCGGCTGAGGGAGCAATTCCTTGCGAACTGGTTCTCCGGGAGGAAAGCGGATGAGATTTCCGTGAGGCAACAACGCGAGGAGCTTGGGATCGAATGGAAAGCGGAGCGTTTCGTCGTGATTCTGCTAGAGGTCGATAGGCTGTATGCTCTGCTTGAACGGTATAGCCATAGGGATATGGAGCTCCTCTATTACGGGATCCGCAATATCGTCGAAGAATATTTCAAGGAAAGCGGACTTCAGTATTACTTGTTCGGGGTTGAAGAGCGAGTCGCGATCTGGTGTGAAGCCGGCTCGGATACGGCCGAGGCGGAGAGCTTGGTCGAACGAATCCGGGAGAGCGTGAAACGGTTTATCAAGGTTACCGTATCGGTAGGGGTCAGCGGGAAGCACGATTCGGAGCGCGAAGTATTCCATGCTTATATGGAAGCTCTGAATTCGCTCAAGATGAAAATGTATTTCGGCAACGACCGGGCGACGTTCTACGAAAGATTGACGCTCGAAGACAATCGCAAGCTGTTTAACCGGGAATTGCAGCAGCGTCTGTTCAATTGCGTCGCCTCGGGCAATGAGGAAGAAACGACGTCGTTGCTTGCGGGTTTATTCGAGGAAATCGGCCGCAATAAAGTTTCGGCTCAGGACCTGGACGACATCTGGCAGGACATGAACAAGATTTTAGGGGAGACGCGCGATCAATCGGCGGATTCCGGATCGGATCGAAACCCGGAGTCGGGATTGGGCAAAGTCTATGCTTTCGATACGTTGGACGAGATTAGGGAATACGTAACGGCGGAGTTCAAAGATGTGGTCTCGAATGCCGCGTTAAACAGAACTCATCGCAAGAGCAAGCTCATAGTCGACGTTCTTCGTTATTTAGAAGATCATTTTCAGGATGAAGTCTCTTTGCAGAAGCTCGCCGACAGATTTTTCGTTAACGCTTCGTACCTTAGCCGATTGTTTAAGGAAGAGGTAGGAGAAATTTTCACCAAATACTTGATGCAGCTCCGAGTGGCCCGCGCCCGTCATTTGCTCCAGACGACTCATATGAAGGTATACGAGGTGAGCGAGGCGGTCGGTTATGCCGACGTGAAATATTTTAACAAGATTTTCAAGGATTTGACCGGCATAACGCCTGCCGATCACCGAAGTCTGTCAAATACCTAA
- a CDS encoding ABC transporter substrate-binding protein, with amino-acid sequence MRRIGQLALVCSIVLSVLAGCGSNNGNGTEASGTPGASGASSAAPSKEATGKKQSLVVWTLQQADTNIQEAQENAAKSFEEKFNAEVQITAFPYDQLKSKLLPAVAGGEGPDILLLDQVWVAQYAAAKYIVPLDDYLGKSEVKAEDYFDGAWGAGSFQNNVYAVPFDVGVWGVLYYNKDMFKAAGLDPEKPPVTWEEFLKYGEQLTKDGKYGASNWAGSSESVQCLVDAFTVAAGGKLLDESGKKILINEEPGVKALQFWADISKISPPGSVGKNEEDAMTLFTSGQTAMTMYGEWGQDTIKTRAPNMNYGVANLPKPEGGQSIGTFGGFNLAINANSSNKDLAWEFIQYSTNYDNQKNITMLTPANKKAAKEYLDQKRQFPDVIYQQLTTATYRPNVANYPAIAELQLQATQKVMTGNMSAKDALQEAADKINGLLNK; translated from the coding sequence TTGAGAAGAATCGGGCAACTGGCACTTGTATGTAGCATCGTTCTATCGGTCTTGGCGGGATGCGGATCGAACAACGGGAATGGCACCGAGGCTTCCGGTACGCCAGGCGCTTCCGGCGCTTCCTCCGCGGCTCCTTCCAAAGAAGCAACCGGCAAGAAGCAAAGCTTAGTCGTGTGGACGCTGCAACAAGCGGATACGAACATTCAAGAGGCGCAAGAAAACGCGGCGAAATCCTTCGAAGAAAAATTCAACGCGGAAGTTCAAATTACGGCTTTCCCTTACGATCAATTGAAGAGCAAGCTGCTTCCCGCCGTGGCGGGAGGAGAAGGTCCGGACATTCTGTTGCTAGACCAAGTATGGGTCGCCCAATACGCGGCGGCGAAGTACATCGTGCCCCTGGACGACTACTTAGGAAAGTCGGAAGTGAAGGCTGAAGATTATTTCGACGGGGCATGGGGCGCGGGTTCGTTCCAGAACAACGTCTATGCGGTTCCGTTCGACGTAGGAGTATGGGGAGTTCTCTACTACAACAAAGATATGTTTAAAGCGGCCGGTCTTGATCCCGAGAAACCGCCCGTAACCTGGGAAGAGTTCCTCAAGTACGGCGAGCAACTGACGAAGGACGGCAAATACGGCGCGTCCAACTGGGCTGGAAGCAGCGAATCCGTGCAATGTCTGGTGGATGCGTTTACGGTTGCGGCCGGCGGTAAATTGCTGGACGAGTCCGGCAAGAAAATTCTGATCAACGAAGAGCCCGGCGTGAAAGCTCTGCAATTCTGGGCGGACATCAGCAAGATTAGTCCTCCGGGAAGCGTCGGCAAGAACGAGGAAGATGCGATGACGCTGTTCACGAGCGGTCAAACCGCGATGACGATGTACGGGGAATGGGGTCAAGACACGATCAAGACGAGAGCTCCGAACATGAACTACGGAGTCGCGAACTTGCCGAAGCCTGAAGGCGGACAGTCGATCGGGACTTTCGGGGGCTTTAACCTCGCGATCAACGCAAACTCGAGCAACAAGGATCTGGCATGGGAATTCATTCAGTATTCGACCAACTACGACAATCAGAAGAACATCACGATGTTGACGCCCGCGAACAAGAAAGCGGCGAAAGAATATTTGGATCAGAAGCGCCAATTTCCGGACGTCATCTACCAGCAACTGACGACGGCTACCTACCGTCCGAACGTAGCGAACTACCCGGCGATCGCCGAGTTGCAGCTGCAAGCGACGCAGAAGGTCATGACGGGTAACATGAGCGCTAAAGACGCGCTGCAAGAAGCCGCGGACAAAATCAACGGGCTTCTGAACAAATAA
- a CDS encoding sensor histidine kinase: protein MNMHSLRFKLIVYFLILICLPLGVVSFFTYKSSTAIIEDKVSDSVSTNLRTLEESIESVLKESRYTVTPFLINFAYRQFLQRDIDLSDYGDLTIINEIMNEMNSMQISGHNIYSISLYNSRNRMLLTSEKTMYFYPNNEVLHIEGLVKREADSPHWFLENEAGFTYMTRKANFITYPIQLDPTDDGSVLFLHVSESTISDYIKKINANENGIKTLVLTDDGRSLSQTEGSGDTPFPPVIFGEKPAFLRNMKLIDENKEGSFSEEVGGKELLVVFNTSLSTGFKYMAFVPREDWNREIVNLRNDIAAVAAIAVAAALVLSFLFMRNIYSPMFRLLNAMKQFVGKKDFNYQIEEKRKDEFGILYSGFNTMTENLQQLVRNLYEEKLMKQQFELKLMQSKINPHFLYNTLNSIYSIAKIHGVNEVTEMTYALSHFFRHSLKGDDWISVREMLEHIEYYLRIQKIRYRDKFDVTIDVEDELMEMPVLKLLLQPLVENAIIHGIEMKKGNGSISVTGYRLGADVVFTVSDDGLGMSSERLEEVREYLRSGVQSSNQIFALSNVNNRIKHYYGENYGLQIYSQPDQGTTLEVTLPKPAGGTHV from the coding sequence ATGAACATGCACAGTTTGCGTTTCAAGCTGATCGTTTATTTCCTGATCCTGATTTGTTTGCCGCTCGGGGTCGTTTCGTTCTTCACCTACAAGAGCTCGACGGCGATCATCGAAGATAAAGTCAGCGATTCAGTCTCTACCAATCTACGGACGTTGGAAGAGAGCATCGAATCGGTCCTTAAGGAGTCGCGGTATACCGTGACTCCGTTTCTCATTAATTTCGCTTACCGGCAGTTTCTGCAACGCGACATCGATTTGTCCGACTACGGCGATCTTACGATCATCAATGAAATTATGAACGAGATGAACTCGATGCAAATATCGGGTCATAACATCTATTCGATCAGCTTGTACAATAGCCGCAACCGAATGCTGCTTACGTCGGAGAAGACGATGTATTTCTATCCGAACAACGAAGTCTTGCATATCGAGGGTTTGGTAAAAAGGGAAGCGGATTCTCCGCATTGGTTTCTGGAAAACGAAGCGGGTTTCACGTATATGACGCGGAAAGCGAACTTTATTACGTATCCGATCCAATTGGATCCGACGGACGACGGCAGCGTGTTATTCCTTCACGTTAGCGAGAGCACGATATCGGATTATATCAAAAAAATCAACGCCAACGAAAACGGAATCAAGACGTTGGTGCTAACGGACGACGGACGCAGCTTAAGCCAGACGGAAGGAAGTGGGGATACGCCGTTTCCTCCCGTTATTTTCGGAGAGAAACCCGCTTTTCTTCGGAACATGAAGCTGATCGACGAGAATAAGGAAGGCAGCTTCTCCGAGGAAGTAGGAGGCAAAGAACTGCTCGTCGTGTTCAACACCTCGTTGAGTACCGGGTTTAAATATATGGCATTCGTGCCGAGGGAAGATTGGAACAGGGAGATCGTCAACCTGCGCAACGACATCGCGGCCGTTGCCGCCATCGCCGTCGCCGCGGCGCTCGTGCTGTCGTTCCTGTTCATGAGAAACATCTATAGTCCAATGTTCCGGTTATTGAACGCGATGAAGCAATTCGTCGGCAAGAAGGATTTTAATTATCAGATCGAAGAGAAGAGGAAAGACGAATTCGGTATTCTGTACTCGGGATTTAACACGATGACGGAGAACCTACAGCAACTCGTCCGAAATTTGTACGAAGAGAAGCTGATGAAGCAACAATTCGAGCTGAAGCTGATGCAATCGAAGATTAACCCCCATTTTCTGTACAATACGCTTAACTCGATCTATTCCATTGCCAAAATTCACGGGGTAAACGAAGTAACGGAAATGACTTACGCCTTATCCCACTTCTTCCGCCATAGCTTGAAGGGGGACGATTGGATTTCCGTGAGGGAAATGCTCGAACATATCGAGTATTACTTGCGGATTCAGAAAATCAGGTATCGCGATAAATTCGACGTGACGATCGACGTGGAAGACGAACTGATGGAAATGCCGGTGTTGAAGCTGCTGCTTCAGCCGCTCGTGGAGAACGCCATCATTCATGGGATAGAGATGAAGAAGGGGAACGGTTCGATATCGGTGACCGGCTACCGGTTAGGCGCCGACGTCGTATTTACGGTAAGCGACGATGGTCTCGGCATGTCATCGGAACGTTTAGAGGAAGTTCGGGAATACCTGCGTTCGGGCGTTCAGTCCTCGAATCAGATATTCGCACTGAGCAACGTTAACAACAGAATCAAGCATTATTACGGTGAAAATTACGGATTGCAAATCTATAGCCAACCGGATCAAGGCACGACTTTGGAAGTGACTTTACCTAAGCCGGCGGGAGGTACCCATGTATAG
- a CDS encoding carbohydrate ABC transporter permease gives MMIKRMGSRIMFAVGIAALLFFSLFPFMQMLSTSLKSSDQLFTIPPVWIPKDITLSNFAAALRHQQFADYFLNSLFVSVVTCVLVIIVSVLAAYSFTRLEFPGRKFFLNVILVSQMFCISAIVIPLYKIVSSLGLLNSYPGLILAYMAFTVPVAVWLLRSFMLNIPIDMEESAMMEGASKLQAFIKVIVPILRPGIGATAAYVFLITWQEFLFSLVFMTDPSKRTLPIGIMDFKGQYETNWGTMMAASILISIPVFILFLVIQRQLISGLTEGATKG, from the coding sequence ATGATGATTAAGCGTATGGGCTCTCGGATTATGTTCGCCGTCGGAATCGCGGCGCTGCTGTTCTTCTCTTTGTTTCCGTTCATGCAGATGCTTTCGACTTCCTTGAAGTCGTCCGACCAGTTGTTCACGATCCCGCCCGTCTGGATTCCGAAGGACATTACGCTGTCCAACTTCGCCGCGGCTTTGCGGCATCAACAGTTCGCCGATTACTTCTTGAACAGCTTGTTCGTTTCCGTCGTTACCTGCGTATTGGTCATCATCGTGTCGGTGCTGGCGGCTTACAGCTTTACCCGGTTGGAATTCCCGGGAAGGAAATTTTTCCTGAACGTCATCTTGGTTAGCCAGATGTTCTGCATTAGCGCCATCGTTATTCCTTTGTACAAAATCGTAAGCTCGCTCGGGTTATTGAATTCCTATCCCGGACTCATTCTGGCTTACATGGCGTTCACCGTACCCGTGGCTGTTTGGCTGCTCCGCAGCTTTATGTTGAATATACCGATCGATATGGAAGAGTCGGCCATGATGGAAGGCGCCTCGAAGCTGCAGGCATTCATTAAAGTAATCGTGCCTATCTTAAGGCCGGGGATCGGAGCGACCGCCGCATACGTCTTCTTGATTACGTGGCAAGAGTTTTTGTTCTCGCTCGTGTTCATGACGGATCCGTCCAAGAGAACGCTGCCGATCGGCATAATGGATTTCAAAGGACAGTACGAGACGAATTGGGGAACGATGATGGCGGCTTCGATTCTGATCTCGATTCCGGTGTTCATTTTGTTCCTCGTCATTCAGCGGCAACTGATTTCGGGATTGACGGAAGGGGCTACAAAAGGTTAA